The following are encoded in a window of Aromatoleum petrolei genomic DNA:
- a CDS encoding methanol/ethanol family PQQ-dependent dehydrogenase: MKNKIRPLVAALALTPLLATAALPQYAPVTDIRLANPEPQNWLSYRGNYASWGYSSLKQINTQNVAKLKLAWAYSTGMTEGHQSPPIVNNGYMYITTPNNQVIAFEAATGKELWRYKKTIPEELQQLHPTNRGVALYGNKLYLATTDATLVALDAVTGKELWKTAVADWKKGYYMTLAPLAAKGKIMVGSSGGEYGIRGFVAAFDAETGKEAWRTHTVAGPGEPGGDTWPADTYKRGGGSVWITGSYDPDTNLAYWGVGNAGPWMPDTRAGDNLYANSTIALDVDTGKLKGYHQYHWNDGWDWDEVSAPLLIDVERNGKKIKSLVHAGRNGYLWLLERTNSKINFVDAWPYVTQNVFKSIDPKTGRPTYDPARTPGTGKTVNFCPSLWGGKDWPPEAYNPGTGLLYIPANNNLCSELTGEPAKYNAGELYIGVSIDNILTNVRMDDKARKHVGEVQAWDIKTGKKVWTHTYPEMNWGPLLTTGGNLVFGGGTNDRKFRAFDATNGKLLWEFPTNSGVTGVPSTFEIDGEQFVAVQSGWGVDAQRMQGAFDAVLPHKTVVPQGGVLMVFKLEQ, encoded by the coding sequence ATGAAAAATAAAATCAGACCGCTGGTCGCCGCGCTCGCGCTCACACCGCTGCTCGCCACGGCAGCGCTGCCGCAGTACGCCCCTGTCACTGACATTCGGCTCGCCAACCCGGAGCCGCAGAACTGGCTTTCCTACCGCGGCAACTACGCGAGCTGGGGTTACAGTTCGCTCAAGCAGATCAACACGCAAAACGTCGCAAAGCTGAAGCTCGCCTGGGCTTACTCCACGGGCATGACTGAAGGCCACCAGTCGCCCCCGATCGTGAACAACGGCTACATGTACATCACGACGCCGAACAACCAGGTGATCGCTTTCGAGGCGGCCACGGGCAAGGAACTGTGGCGGTACAAGAAGACGATCCCGGAAGAGCTGCAGCAGCTCCACCCGACCAATCGCGGCGTCGCGCTCTACGGCAACAAGCTCTACCTCGCGACCACCGACGCCACCCTCGTCGCACTCGATGCGGTGACGGGCAAGGAATTGTGGAAGACCGCGGTCGCGGACTGGAAGAAGGGCTATTACATGACTCTCGCGCCCCTGGCCGCCAAGGGCAAGATCATGGTCGGCTCCTCGGGCGGCGAATACGGCATCCGGGGCTTCGTCGCCGCGTTCGACGCGGAAACCGGGAAAGAGGCATGGCGCACCCATACCGTCGCGGGTCCCGGCGAACCCGGCGGTGACACTTGGCCGGCCGACACGTACAAGCGCGGCGGCGGCTCGGTGTGGATTACCGGCAGCTACGATCCCGATACGAACCTCGCCTACTGGGGCGTGGGGAATGCCGGGCCATGGATGCCCGACACCCGCGCTGGCGACAATCTTTACGCGAATTCGACGATCGCACTCGACGTCGATACCGGTAAGCTCAAGGGCTACCACCAGTATCACTGGAATGACGGTTGGGACTGGGACGAGGTTTCCGCGCCATTGCTGATCGACGTGGAGCGTAACGGCAAGAAGATCAAGTCCCTGGTGCACGCCGGCCGCAACGGCTACCTCTGGCTACTCGAGCGCACCAACAGCAAGATCAATTTTGTCGATGCCTGGCCGTACGTGACCCAGAACGTCTTCAAGAGCATCGACCCAAAGACCGGCCGCCCGACCTACGATCCCGCGCGCACCCCGGGCACCGGAAAAACCGTCAATTTCTGCCCGTCGCTGTGGGGCGGCAAGGACTGGCCGCCCGAGGCGTACAACCCCGGCACCGGCCTTCTCTACATCCCGGCCAACAATAACCTGTGCTCGGAACTGACGGGCGAGCCGGCAAAGTACAACGCCGGCGAGCTCTATATCGGGGTTTCGATCGACAACATTCTGACAAACGTCCGCATGGACGATAAGGCGCGCAAGCACGTCGGCGAAGTGCAGGCTTGGGACATAAAGACCGGCAAGAAGGTGTGGACACACACGTACCCCGAAATGAACTGGGGGCCACTGCTCACCACCGGCGGCAACCTCGTCTTCGGCGGGGGCACCAATGACCGCAAGTTCCGCGCATTCGACGCGACGAACGGCAAGCTCCTGTGGGAATTCCCCACCAACTCGGGCGTGACGGGCGTGCCATCGACCTTCGAGATCGATGGCGAACAATTCGTTGCCGTCCAGTCCGGTTGGGGCGTGGATGCCCAACGCATGCAGGGCGCATTCGACGCAGTGCTTCCGCACAAGACCGTCGTCCCGCAAGGGGGCGTGCTGATGGTCTTCAAGCTCGAACAGTAG
- a CDS encoding ubiquinol-cytochrome c reductase iron-sulfur subunit, whose product MKTDSSCCNCSKPKDPGRRSALKICTGALLGLAAASAHRTHAGEISDARPEIGDFLVRTDAEGGTQPLTISDLAVGDKPILAFPLEPASGAIKSGSRLNKVIVFRVQPEEIDEDMRRNSVEGIVAYSAVCTHQGCDITNYVPKDNALICFCHFSQFKPTHGGEVIGGPAPRRLPVLPLKAENGRLVVAGKFSSKPGATAG is encoded by the coding sequence ATGAAAACGGACTCATCTTGCTGTAACTGCAGCAAACCGAAAGATCCCGGTCGGCGCTCGGCCCTCAAAATTTGCACTGGCGCCCTTCTCGGCCTTGCCGCCGCTTCCGCACATCGCACGCACGCAGGGGAAATCAGCGATGCGCGCCCGGAAATCGGGGATTTTCTCGTACGTACAGACGCCGAGGGCGGCACTCAACCACTGACCATCAGCGACTTGGCAGTCGGTGACAAACCGATTCTAGCCTTTCCGCTCGAACCCGCCAGCGGCGCGATCAAGAGTGGTTCCCGCCTCAACAAGGTCATCGTCTTCCGCGTACAACCTGAGGAAATTGACGAAGACATGCGCCGGAATTCCGTCGAGGGCATCGTCGCCTATTCGGCGGTGTGCACGCATCAGGGCTGCGACATCACCAATTACGTCCCCAAGGACAACGCACTGATCTGCTTTTGCCACTTTTCCCAGTTCAAACCTACGCACGGAGGAGAAGTCATCGGGGGGCCGGCTCCGCGGCGGCTCCCCGTGCTGCCCCTCAAGGCCGAAAACGGGCGCCTCGTCGTTGCCGGCAAGTTCTCGTCCAAACCCGGCGCCACCGCCGGTTGA
- a CDS encoding ABC transporter substrate-binding protein has translation MCRRLMRTWCGVFAALLGIVAGAYAADPAVIRIGVLQYGTVSWELEVMKQQGFAEREGVRIEVVPLAQKDAANVALQGGAVDLIVNDWIWVARQRAEGRDFAFVPYSRAVGGIMVRPDANVRAFADLRGQRLGVAGGALDKSWLLLRAYARKTVGEDAATLVKPDFGAPPLLNALMLKGELPAVMNFWHFSARLRAAGMRELLSLDEVLKGLGVDGELPMIGWVFRDDWAAKNRAAFEGFLRAGAQARRHMQTSDAVWEELRPLTRAEDDATLAALRDGFRAGIPGEDVAQAERTARRVFAILAQEGGAELVGAATALPAGTFWRVGAPR, from the coding sequence ATGTGTCGAAGGCTTATGCGGACCTGGTGCGGTGTGTTCGCGGCCCTGTTGGGTATCGTTGCAGGGGCTTACGCGGCCGACCCGGCCGTGATCCGCATCGGCGTGCTGCAATACGGCACCGTGAGCTGGGAGCTCGAGGTGATGAAGCAGCAGGGTTTTGCCGAGCGCGAGGGCGTGCGCATCGAGGTCGTGCCGCTGGCGCAGAAGGACGCGGCGAACGTCGCGCTGCAGGGCGGGGCGGTGGACCTCATCGTGAACGACTGGATCTGGGTCGCACGCCAGCGCGCCGAAGGGCGCGACTTCGCCTTCGTCCCGTACTCGCGCGCCGTGGGCGGCATCATGGTGCGCCCCGACGCGAACGTGCGCGCGTTCGCCGACCTGCGCGGGCAGCGCCTGGGGGTCGCCGGCGGGGCGCTCGACAAGAGCTGGCTCTTGCTACGCGCCTATGCGCGCAAGACCGTCGGCGAGGACGCCGCGACGCTGGTGAAACCCGACTTCGGGGCGCCGCCACTGCTGAACGCGTTGATGCTGAAGGGCGAACTGCCGGCGGTGATGAACTTCTGGCACTTCTCGGCGCGCCTGCGCGCGGCCGGGATGCGCGAGCTCCTGTCCCTCGACGAGGTCCTCAAGGGGCTCGGCGTCGATGGCGAGTTGCCGATGATCGGCTGGGTGTTCCGTGACGACTGGGCGGCGAAGAACCGCGCGGCCTTCGAAGGCTTCCTGCGCGCGGGCGCACAGGCGCGGCGCCACATGCAGACGTCCGACGCGGTGTGGGAGGAGCTGCGCCCGCTCACGCGCGCCGAGGACGACGCGACGCTCGCGGCCTTGCGCGACGGATTCCGCGCAGGTATTCCCGGCGAGGACGTCGCGCAGGCCGAGCGCACCGCGCGGCGCGTGTTCGCGATCCTTGCGCAGGAGGGCGGTGCCGAGCTCGTCGGAGCCGCCACCGCACTGCCCGCGGGCACCTTCTGGCGCGTGGGCGCCCCGCGCTGA
- a CDS encoding ABC transporter permease, whose protein sequence is MKRRGPQGEGWLRAASLAAFLVLWQLAAWLFASSTLPPPATVFARIAAETASLALPTHLAITLARVAVAFALAMALGAAIGIAMGRWRRLDALLDGWLVLGLNIPALVTIILCYVWFGLNDAAAVAAVAVNKIPTVVVTVREGARAVDARLMQVAHAYRLPRLRTFSQVYLPQLVPYLLASARSGLSLIWKIVLVVELLGRSNGVGFQLNMFFQLFDIAGILAYTLVFAAVVLVVEAAGLRPLERRLTRWRS, encoded by the coding sequence ATGAAACGCCGCGGCCCGCAGGGCGAAGGCTGGCTGCGTGCGGCCTCGCTCGCCGCCTTCCTTGTGCTGTGGCAGCTCGCCGCGTGGCTCTTCGCCAGTTCCACGCTGCCCCCGCCGGCAACGGTCTTCGCGCGCATCGCCGCCGAGACCGCCTCGCTCGCGCTGCCCACGCACCTGGCCATCACGCTCGCGCGCGTCGCGGTCGCCTTCGCGCTGGCGATGGCCCTCGGCGCCGCAATCGGCATTGCCATGGGGCGCTGGCGCCGGCTCGATGCGCTGCTCGACGGCTGGCTTGTGCTCGGGCTCAACATCCCCGCGCTGGTCACCATCATCCTGTGCTACGTGTGGTTCGGGCTCAACGACGCGGCCGCCGTCGCCGCCGTCGCCGTGAACAAGATCCCCACCGTCGTCGTCACCGTGCGCGAAGGTGCGCGCGCCGTGGACGCCCGCTTGATGCAGGTGGCCCACGCCTACCGCCTGCCGCGGCTGCGCACCTTCAGCCAGGTCTACCTGCCCCAGCTGGTGCCCTACCTCCTGGCCTCGGCGCGCTCGGGGCTGTCGCTGATCTGGAAGATCGTGCTCGTCGTCGAGCTTCTCGGCCGCAGCAACGGCGTGGGCTTCCAGCTCAACATGTTCTTCCAGCTCTTCGACATTGCGGGCATCCTCGCCTACACGCTCGTGTTCGCCGCGGTCGTGCTCGTCGTCGAGGCGGCCGGCCTGCGCCCGCTTGAGCGCCGCCTCACGCGCTGGAGAAGCTGA
- a CDS encoding ABC transporter ATP-binding protein, with protein sequence MLDIAIDRKTYPDRAGAPHLALAGLKLTAAPGEFVCVVGPSGCGKSTLLNVVGGLDRDVEGRVRLAGAPFADSTHDIGFMFQEPRLMPWLTVLDNVLLVTDASPAARCRARELLAAMGLGDVLDAFPGRLSGGMQRRVALARAFVIEPKLLLMDEPFVSLDVPTANRLRAMLVELWQRSGATVLFVTHDLREALALADRICFLSAAPGRVVLELPLALARPRAPDDAAVQALQAELLAQHPELLAGLASDPDRIKDE encoded by the coding sequence ATGCTCGACATCGCCATCGACCGCAAGACCTATCCCGACCGCGCCGGCGCGCCGCATCTGGCGCTCGCCGGGCTCAAGCTCACGGCCGCGCCGGGCGAGTTCGTGTGCGTGGTGGGCCCCTCGGGCTGCGGCAAGAGCACGCTGCTCAACGTCGTCGGCGGGCTTGACCGCGACGTCGAGGGCCGTGTGCGCCTGGCCGGCGCTCCGTTTGCCGATAGTACGCACGACATCGGCTTCATGTTCCAGGAGCCACGCTTGATGCCTTGGCTCACGGTGCTCGACAACGTCCTCCTCGTCACCGATGCGAGCCCCGCGGCGCGATGTCGGGCGCGCGAACTCCTCGCCGCGATGGGGCTTGGCGACGTGCTCGACGCCTTCCCCGGGCGCCTGTCGGGCGGCATGCAGCGGCGCGTCGCGCTCGCGCGCGCCTTCGTGATCGAACCGAAGCTGCTGCTGATGGACGAGCCCTTCGTGTCGCTCGACGTGCCCACCGCCAACCGATTGCGCGCGATGCTGGTCGAACTGTGGCAGCGCTCGGGCGCAACCGTGCTCTTCGTCACCCACGACCTGCGCGAAGCGCTCGCGCTCGCCGACCGCATCTGCTTCCTCTCGGCCGCCCCCGGGCGCGTCGTGCTCGAACTCCCGCTCGCGCTCGCCCGTCCGCGCGCCCCCGACGATGCCGCGGTACAGGCGCTGCAGGCCGAACTCCTCGCACAGCACCCCGAGCTCCTCGCGGGGCTCGCGAGCGACCCGGACAGGATCAAGGATGAATGA
- a CDS encoding ABC transporter ATP-binding protein produces the protein MNRPLEAASGATAMGGEGAALELAEVRKSYGVREALRGVTLAVRRGEFVALLGPNGAGKSTLFQLLTGLFNADSGRLAVCGHDIRKDPVSALARLGVVFQQSTLDLDLGVAANLKFHAALHGLGGARAKERVADALARLGLTERAGDPVRELSGGNRRKVELARALVHEPAVLLMDEATVGLDPASRRQLLDEVLALRDRGVAVLWATHLVDEAEAADRVVVLHRGQVLAEGCPAELAAQAGTATLADAFLKLTGGERGD, from the coding sequence ATGAATCGCCCGCTTGAAGCGGCCTCCGGTGCAACTGCCATGGGCGGGGAGGGCGCAGCGCTCGAGCTCGCCGAGGTGCGCAAGTCCTACGGCGTGCGCGAAGCCCTGCGCGGCGTCACGCTCGCCGTGCGCCGCGGCGAATTCGTCGCGCTGCTCGGCCCCAACGGCGCGGGCAAGAGCACGCTGTTCCAGCTGCTGACCGGTCTCTTCAACGCCGACTCGGGTCGCCTCGCCGTGTGCGGCCACGACATTCGCAAGGATCCGGTCTCTGCGCTCGCTCGCCTCGGTGTCGTGTTCCAGCAGAGCACGCTGGACCTCGACCTCGGCGTTGCCGCCAACCTCAAATTCCACGCCGCGCTGCACGGCCTGGGCGGTGCGCGGGCGAAGGAACGTGTCGCCGATGCACTCGCCCGCTTGGGTCTCACCGAGCGTGCCGGGGACCCCGTGCGCGAACTCTCCGGCGGCAATCGCCGCAAGGTCGAACTCGCACGCGCCCTCGTGCACGAACCGGCGGTGCTGCTCATGGATGAAGCCACCGTCGGCCTCGACCCGGCCTCGCGCCGCCAGCTCCTCGACGAAGTGCTGGCGCTGCGCGACCGTGGCGTCGCCGTGCTGTGGGCGACCCACCTCGTCGACGAGGCCGAAGCCGCCGATCGCGTCGTCGTGCTGCACCGCGGCCAGGTTCTCGCCGAGGGCTGCCCCGCCGAACTCGCCGCCCAAGCCGGCACCGCGACGCTGGCCGACGCCTTCCTGAAGCTCACCGGTGGCGAACGCGGCGACTGA
- a CDS encoding PQQ-dependent catabolism-associated beta-propeller protein: protein MIPRTRLITAAVLALAAGAATAKGTGYVFVSSENDHAVTVLDSKSWQVVKTIATGQRPRDMRLAPDRSQLYVIASKADRVDVIDIAQLKVTHSIPVGEDPEMFDLSPDGKRLYVSNEEGAQVSVIDVATKKAITRIEVGEEPEGVRLSPDGKRVYATSEVANMVHVIDTATHKILANVVVANRPRRFAMTPDGAEVWVTSELGGKVTVLDGATNAVKATVAFTPKGFRADDVTPVGIAMTGDGKTAYVTLGRANHIAIVDVASRKVEDYVLVGNRAWGATLNRDGSLLFVANGLSDDISIIDTKSRKVLRSVPVGRVPHTVVIDD, encoded by the coding sequence TTGATCCCCCGCACCCGACTCATCACCGCGGCTGTCCTCGCGCTCGCCGCGGGCGCCGCCACCGCTAAAGGTACCGGCTACGTCTTCGTCAGCAGCGAGAACGACCACGCCGTGACGGTGCTCGACAGCAAGAGCTGGCAGGTCGTCAAGACCATCGCCACCGGCCAGCGTCCGCGCGACATGCGTCTCGCGCCCGACCGCAGCCAGCTCTACGTGATCGCCAGCAAGGCCGACCGCGTCGACGTCATCGACATCGCCCAGCTCAAGGTGACCCACAGCATCCCCGTCGGCGAGGACCCCGAGATGTTCGACCTCTCGCCCGACGGCAAGCGCCTCTACGTCTCCAACGAGGAGGGCGCGCAGGTGTCGGTGATCGACGTCGCGACGAAGAAGGCCATCACCCGCATCGAGGTCGGCGAGGAACCCGAGGGCGTGCGCCTGTCGCCGGACGGAAAGCGCGTGTATGCGACCTCGGAGGTCGCCAACATGGTGCACGTCATCGACACCGCGACCCACAAGATCCTCGCCAATGTCGTCGTCGCCAACCGCCCGCGCCGCTTCGCGATGACTCCGGACGGCGCCGAGGTGTGGGTCACCAGTGAGCTGGGCGGCAAGGTCACGGTGCTCGACGGCGCAACGAACGCCGTCAAGGCCACCGTCGCCTTCACCCCCAAGGGCTTCCGCGCCGACGACGTCACCCCGGTGGGCATCGCGATGACGGGCGACGGCAAGACCGCCTACGTCACGCTCGGGCGCGCCAACCACATCGCCATCGTCGATGTCGCCAGCCGCAAGGTCGAGGATTACGTGCTGGTGGGCAACCGTGCCTGGGGCGCCACGCTCAACCGCGACGGCAGCCTGCTCTTCGTCGCCAACGGTCTTTCGGACGACATCTCCATCATCGACACCAAGAGCCGCAAGGTGCTGCGCTCCGTGCCGGTGGGACGCGTGCCGCACACGGTGGTGATCGACGATTGA
- a CDS encoding ABC transporter substrate-binding protein: protein MNLRRLLRTALGAAALGLAAHAFAATGVRLAHVELEADARYDETKLFFRGLSQPLGRPFAGAEVALREARFVGQAVGAEFALEHVTAADAKALVAAIDKLNKEGVRYFLLDAPGAVVAEIAKALRGRELLLFNVSAPDDALRQAQCQPNLLHTLPNDAMRMDALAQYLVSKKWRNVLMLEGPRPEDKLMAEAFDRAAKRFGVKLVERRPFVLSNDPRQRDQGNVALLTAGAEHDVVFVADTDGEFARSVPYRTVRARPVVGSEGLAAAAWSWAWERHGAPQLNSRLEKHVGRKMADPDWAAWIAVKAVVEAVVRTKNAPFATVAKYLKGEEITLDGFKGNRLGFRPWDNQLRQPILLATHNAVIERAPIAGFLHPTNNLDTLGFDQRDSRCAF from the coding sequence ATGAACCTCCGACGCCTCCTGCGAACGGCCCTGGGCGCCGCCGCGCTCGGCCTCGCCGCCCACGCCTTCGCCGCCACCGGCGTGCGCCTCGCGCACGTCGAACTGGAAGCGGACGCGCGCTACGACGAAACGAAACTCTTCTTCCGCGGCCTCTCACAACCCCTTGGCCGGCCCTTCGCCGGTGCCGAGGTGGCGCTGCGCGAGGCGCGCTTCGTCGGCCAGGCGGTGGGGGCCGAGTTCGCGCTCGAACACGTCACGGCGGCCGATGCGAAGGCGCTCGTCGCTGCGATCGACAAACTGAACAAGGAAGGCGTGCGCTACTTCCTCCTCGATGCCCCCGGCGCGGTGGTGGCCGAGATCGCCAAGGCCCTGCGGGGCAGGGAGCTGCTGCTCTTCAACGTGTCCGCACCCGACGATGCGCTGCGCCAGGCACAGTGCCAGCCGAACCTCCTGCACACGCTGCCGAACGACGCGATGCGCATGGACGCGCTCGCGCAGTACCTCGTGTCGAAGAAGTGGCGCAACGTGCTGATGCTCGAAGGCCCGCGCCCCGAGGACAAGCTGATGGCGGAAGCCTTCGACCGTGCCGCGAAGCGCTTCGGCGTGAAGCTCGTCGAGCGCCGCCCCTTCGTGCTCTCGAACGACCCGCGCCAGCGCGACCAGGGCAACGTCGCGCTGCTCACCGCCGGAGCCGAGCACGACGTCGTCTTCGTCGCCGACACGGACGGCGAGTTCGCCCGCAGCGTCCCCTACCGCACGGTGCGCGCACGCCCGGTCGTCGGATCGGAAGGCCTCGCCGCCGCGGCCTGGTCATGGGCGTGGGAACGCCACGGTGCGCCGCAACTCAACAGTCGCCTGGAAAAGCACGTCGGCCGCAAGATGGCCGACCCCGACTGGGCCGCATGGATCGCGGTGAAAGCGGTCGTCGAAGCGGTCGTGCGCACGAAGAACGCCCCCTTCGCCACCGTCGCCAAGTACCTCAAGGGCGAGGAGATCACGCTCGACGGCTTCAAGGGCAACCGCCTGGGCTTCCGTCCCTGGGACAACCAGCTGCGCCAGCCCATCCTGCTCGCCACCCACAACGCCGTAATCGAGCGCGCCCCGATCGCGGGCTTCCTGCATCCGACCAACAACCTGGACACCCTCGGCTTCGACCAGCGCGACAGCCGCTGCGCGTTCTGA
- a CDS encoding ABC transporter permease: MRLSHAWFALQAIAGREVAKFVRQGGRFASALVRPLLWLVVFAAGFQNVFGVSIIPPYDTYIPYQVYIVPGLLGMVLLFNGMQSSLAMVYDREMGMMRLLLTAPLPRGYLLFAKLLAGTVLSVLQAYVFLVIAWLFGVEVPWSGWLTALPVIVLAGMMLGALGLLLSVQVRQLENFAGTMNFVIFPMFFVSPALYPLWKLEESGAAIVHAVAQWNPFTHAVEAIRFALYGQLAATSLAIVVGCLAVFFILAVRGYDPQRGMLRRAGGKPG, from the coding sequence ATGAGACTCTCCCACGCGTGGTTCGCGCTGCAGGCGATCGCCGGCCGCGAGGTCGCCAAGTTCGTGCGCCAGGGCGGACGCTTCGCCTCGGCGCTGGTGCGTCCGCTCTTGTGGCTCGTCGTCTTCGCGGCGGGCTTCCAGAACGTCTTCGGCGTGTCGATCATTCCGCCCTACGACACCTACATCCCGTACCAGGTCTACATCGTGCCGGGCCTGCTGGGCATGGTGCTGCTCTTCAACGGCATGCAGTCCTCGCTCGCGATGGTGTACGACCGCGAGATGGGGATGATGCGGCTCTTGCTCACCGCGCCGCTGCCGCGCGGGTATCTGCTCTTCGCCAAGCTCCTCGCCGGCACCGTGTTGTCGGTGCTGCAGGCCTACGTCTTTCTCGTCATCGCCTGGCTCTTCGGCGTCGAGGTGCCGTGGTCGGGCTGGCTCACCGCACTGCCGGTGATCGTGCTTGCGGGCATGATGCTGGGGGCGCTCGGGCTGCTGCTCTCGGTGCAGGTGCGCCAGCTCGAGAACTTCGCCGGCACGATGAACTTCGTGATCTTCCCGATGTTCTTCGTCTCGCCCGCGCTCTATCCGCTGTGGAAGCTGGAGGAATCGGGCGCGGCCATCGTCCATGCGGTCGCGCAGTGGAACCCCTTCACCCACGCGGTCGAGGCGATCCGCTTCGCCCTTTACGGCCAGCTCGCCGCCACCTCGCTGGCCATCGTCGTCGGCTGCCTGGCGGTGTTCTTCATCCTTGCGGTGCGCGGCTACGATCCGCAGCGCGGCATGCTCAGGCGGGCAGGGGGGAAGCCGGGTTGA
- a CDS encoding substrate-binding periplasmic protein, protein MKNDRRAFLIAAGAMMAGALLPAHAAAQPEVQQAGTLRVAVYADYAPFSARGKGIDVALAQSLAERLGLRAEIVEFPADENMNDDLRNMVWKGHYLGHRPADVMMHVPVDAQFAAQNDKVAIFGPYHLETIAIARNPERVPSVAGSAAVAFEVFTREKIGVELDTHASDFMLHVMNGRLRDNVVHFRSVAEAAAAMAKGEVSAVMAPRSQLEGALKEHKQFAIDTLTMPELRVKGWPLGMAVKADHKELAAALSEALADIQRSGELARIFTTHGVTHRVP, encoded by the coding sequence GTGAAAAATGACCGACGCGCATTCCTGATCGCGGCGGGCGCCATGATGGCAGGCGCCCTGCTCCCGGCCCATGCGGCCGCTCAACCCGAAGTTCAGCAGGCGGGCACCCTGCGGGTGGCCGTATATGCCGACTACGCGCCCTTTTCGGCGCGCGGCAAGGGGATAGACGTGGCACTCGCGCAGTCCCTGGCCGAGCGCCTGGGACTGCGTGCGGAGATCGTCGAGTTCCCGGCCGACGAGAACATGAACGACGACCTGCGCAACATGGTGTGGAAAGGGCATTACCTCGGCCACCGCCCGGCCGACGTGATGATGCATGTGCCCGTGGATGCCCAGTTCGCGGCCCAAAACGACAAGGTGGCGATCTTCGGCCCCTACCACCTCGAGACGATCGCGATCGCGCGCAATCCCGAGCGCGTGCCGTCGGTCGCGGGTTCTGCCGCGGTCGCCTTCGAGGTCTTCACGCGCGAGAAGATCGGCGTCGAACTCGACACGCACGCGAGCGACTTCATGCTCCACGTGATGAATGGCCGCCTGCGCGACAACGTGGTGCATTTCCGCAGCGTCGCCGAAGCCGCTGCGGCGATGGCCAAGGGTGAAGTGAGTGCCGTGATGGCGCCGCGCAGTCAGCTCGAGGGCGCATTGAAGGAGCACAAGCAGTTCGCGATCGACACGCTGACCATGCCCGAATTGCGCGTGAAAGGCTGGCCGCTCGGAATGGCCGTGAAGGCGGACCACAAGGAGCTGGCCGCGGCCCTGTCCGAGGCGCTGGCGGACATTCAGCGCTCGGGCGAGCTCGCTCGCATCTTCACGACCCACGGCGTCACGCACAGGGTTCCCTGA
- the pedF gene encoding cytochrome c-550 PedF: protein MRNQKVDKHNDKETLTRKLRTAALTVGLALGAGLAHAHGDVTPQAVDVSTLPKLGEDWREVNPYRDNSEAIRIGDSAFNQNCARCHGLGAVSGGIAPDLRKLDIAPETDEYFLQRIRHGVSRNGAVYMPPFEGMLSQEAMWAIKAWLETVREK from the coding sequence ATGAGGAATCAGAAGGTGGACAAGCACAACGACAAGGAGACATTGACCCGCAAACTGCGCACCGCGGCCCTGACCGTGGGACTCGCGCTCGGAGCGGGACTGGCCCACGCACACGGCGACGTGACGCCGCAGGCGGTGGATGTATCAACACTGCCGAAACTCGGCGAGGATTGGCGCGAGGTGAATCCTTACCGCGACAACTCCGAGGCGATCCGCATCGGGGATTCGGCCTTCAACCAAAACTGCGCGCGCTGCCACGGCCTTGGCGCGGTATCGGGCGGCATCGCGCCGGATCTGCGCAAACTCGACATCGCCCCCGAAACGGACGAGTATTTCCTGCAGCGCATCCGCCACGGCGTGAGCCGCAACGGCGCGGTATATATGCCGCCGTTCGAGGGCATGCTGTCGCAGGAGGCAATGTGGGCAATCAAGGCCTGGCTGGAGACCGTACGTGAAAAATGA